From Anomalospiza imberbis isolate Cuckoo-Finch-1a 21T00152 chromosome 22, ASM3175350v1, whole genome shotgun sequence, a single genomic window includes:
- the STAC3 gene encoding SH3 and cysteine-rich domain-containing protein 3 isoform X2, producing MTEKEVPEPPASPASGGKPKSRLQKLKQLFQRKPKEEPAPEPQPNGELVSPSGGPIYYIYEDEEEEEEEEEPEPPPEPEKLVNDKPHKFKDHYFKKPKFCDVCARMIVLNNKFGLRCKNCKTNIHHHCQSYVEMQRCFGKIPPGFRRAYSSPLYSDQQYAGTKDQLANRSDPVFETLRTGVIMANKERKKGQDDKKNPLAAMMDEESEATKPVGSKAEGGASEGDKKAEKSPADDKSKKPQPGGFLQSHYFVALYRFKALEKDDLDFPPGEKITVVDDSNEEWWRGKIGEKIGYFPPNFIIRVRAGERVHKVTRSFVGNREIGQITLKKDQIVVQKGEEVNGYVKVFTGRKVGLFPVDFLEEI from the exons ctgcagaagctgAAGCAACTTTTCCAGCGAAAGCCCAAGGAGGAGCCGGCGCCGGAGCCACAGCCCAACGGGGAGCTGGTCAGCCCCTCGGGGGGACCCATCTACTACATCtatgaggatgaggaagaggaggaagaggaggaggagcccgAGCCCCCTCCTGAACCCGAGAAACTTGTTAATGACAAACCCCACAAGTTCAAAGACCATTACTTCAAaaagcccaaattctgtgatgTTTGTGCCCGCATGATCGTCC TCAACAACAAATTTGGCCTGAGGTGCAAGAACTGCAAAACCAACATCCACCACCACTGCCAGTCCTACGTGGAGATGCAGCGCTGCTTCGGCAAGATC CCGCCCGGGTTCCGGCGGGCGTACAGCTCCCCCCTCTACAGCGACCAGCAGTACGCCGGCACCAAGGACCAGCTCG CAAACAGGAGCGACCCCGTGTTCGAGACGCTGCGGACGGGCGTCATCATGGCCAACAAGGAGCGCAAGAAAGGGCAGGACGACAAGAAGAAC CCCTTGGCTGCGATGATGGACGAGGAGTCGGAAGCCACGAAGCCGGTGGGGAGCAAAGCTGAGGGTG GTGCCTCCGAAGGCGACAAGAAGGCTGAGAAGAGCCCAGCAGATGACAAG AGCAAGAAGCCACAGCCAGGAGGGTTCCTGCAGTCCCACTACTTCGTGGCACTTTATCGTTTCAAAGCCCTGGAGAAGGACGACCTGGACTTCCC gCCGGGGGAGAAGATCACGGTGGTGGATGACTCCAACGAGGAGTGGTGGCGG GGGAAGATCGGTGAGAAAATCGGGTATTTCCCCCCCAACTTCATCATCCGGGTGCGAGCAGGCGAGCGGGTGCACAAGGTGACGCGGTCCTTCGTGGGCAACCGGGAGATCGGGCAGATCACGCTCAAGAAAGATCAG ATCGTGGTGcagaagggggaggaggtgaACGGTTACGTCAAAGTCTTCACCGGCCGCAAAGTGGGGCTGTTCCCTGTGGACTTCCTGGAGGAGATCtga
- the STAC3 gene encoding SH3 and cysteine-rich domain-containing protein 3 isoform X1: MTEKEVPEPPASPASGGKPKSRQLQKLKQLFQRKPKEEPAPEPQPNGELVSPSGGPIYYIYEDEEEEEEEEEPEPPPEPEKLVNDKPHKFKDHYFKKPKFCDVCARMIVLNNKFGLRCKNCKTNIHHHCQSYVEMQRCFGKIPPGFRRAYSSPLYSDQQYAGTKDQLANRSDPVFETLRTGVIMANKERKKGQDDKKNPLAAMMDEESEATKPVGSKAEGGASEGDKKAEKSPADDKSKKPQPGGFLQSHYFVALYRFKALEKDDLDFPPGEKITVVDDSNEEWWRGKIGEKIGYFPPNFIIRVRAGERVHKVTRSFVGNREIGQITLKKDQIVVQKGEEVNGYVKVFTGRKVGLFPVDFLEEI; the protein is encoded by the exons cagctgcagaagctgAAGCAACTTTTCCAGCGAAAGCCCAAGGAGGAGCCGGCGCCGGAGCCACAGCCCAACGGGGAGCTGGTCAGCCCCTCGGGGGGACCCATCTACTACATCtatgaggatgaggaagaggaggaagaggaggaggagcccgAGCCCCCTCCTGAACCCGAGAAACTTGTTAATGACAAACCCCACAAGTTCAAAGACCATTACTTCAAaaagcccaaattctgtgatgTTTGTGCCCGCATGATCGTCC TCAACAACAAATTTGGCCTGAGGTGCAAGAACTGCAAAACCAACATCCACCACCACTGCCAGTCCTACGTGGAGATGCAGCGCTGCTTCGGCAAGATC CCGCCCGGGTTCCGGCGGGCGTACAGCTCCCCCCTCTACAGCGACCAGCAGTACGCCGGCACCAAGGACCAGCTCG CAAACAGGAGCGACCCCGTGTTCGAGACGCTGCGGACGGGCGTCATCATGGCCAACAAGGAGCGCAAGAAAGGGCAGGACGACAAGAAGAAC CCCTTGGCTGCGATGATGGACGAGGAGTCGGAAGCCACGAAGCCGGTGGGGAGCAAAGCTGAGGGTG GTGCCTCCGAAGGCGACAAGAAGGCTGAGAAGAGCCCAGCAGATGACAAG AGCAAGAAGCCACAGCCAGGAGGGTTCCTGCAGTCCCACTACTTCGTGGCACTTTATCGTTTCAAAGCCCTGGAGAAGGACGACCTGGACTTCCC gCCGGGGGAGAAGATCACGGTGGTGGATGACTCCAACGAGGAGTGGTGGCGG GGGAAGATCGGTGAGAAAATCGGGTATTTCCCCCCCAACTTCATCATCCGGGTGCGAGCAGGCGAGCGGGTGCACAAGGTGACGCGGTCCTTCGTGGGCAACCGGGAGATCGGGCAGATCACGCTCAAGAAAGATCAG ATCGTGGTGcagaagggggaggaggtgaACGGTTACGTCAAAGTCTTCACCGGCCGCAAAGTGGGGCTGTTCCCTGTGGACTTCCTGGAGGAGATCtga